A genomic segment from Actinomyces lilanjuaniae encodes:
- a CDS encoding NifU family protein — MPTHPVSTPDPSVLRWVVPHGLLPFSGQVSEVPAPLQRLLDDGTLTAVHVVPGGVVTMLGAERSWEEEAGSVRSALVAALDSPGGWIPAAGARALGRDDVLEAAAQEVAEETVNDLARSHGGSFTVRVVRDGVVEVDLQGACHDCPAAVMTMHVRFERMLRRRCPWLVEVRQGS; from the coding sequence GTGCCCACGCACCCCGTCTCCACGCCCGACCCCAGTGTCCTGCGGTGGGTGGTCCCTCACGGCCTGCTGCCCTTCTCAGGACAGGTGTCGGAGGTCCCGGCCCCCTTGCAGAGGCTTCTTGACGACGGCACCCTCACCGCCGTCCACGTCGTCCCGGGAGGCGTCGTCACCATGCTGGGGGCCGAGCGCTCCTGGGAGGAGGAGGCTGGGAGCGTGCGCAGCGCCCTGGTGGCCGCCCTGGACTCACCGGGAGGCTGGATCCCCGCCGCGGGCGCCCGCGCCCTCGGCCGCGACGACGTGCTGGAGGCTGCCGCGCAGGAGGTCGCCGAGGAAACTGTCAACGACCTGGCGCGCAGCCACGGAGGGTCCTTCACGGTACGCGTGGTGCGTGACGGCGTCGTCGAGGTCGACCTGCAGGGGGCGTGCCACGACTGCCCGGCCGCGGTCATGACCATGCACGTTCGTTTCGAGCGCATGCTGCGGCGCCGCTGCCCCTGGCTGGTCGAGGTCCGCCAGGGCTCCTGA